From Pseudobdellovibrio exovorus JSS, a single genomic window includes:
- the smpB gene encoding SsrA-binding protein SmpB: protein MSILIIQENRSVRHDYHIIETFEAGLVLTGSEVKSIRAHSVQLKDSYISFKGHEAFLQNAHISEYKASSYNNHHPERLRKILLHKSELDKIYGSLREKGLTCVATKIYFKKGRVKVEIALVKGKKLHDKREAIKKRDVDTHLRRVKQVSK from the coding sequence ATGTCGATTCTAATTATACAAGAAAATCGCAGTGTTCGACATGACTACCATATTATTGAAACCTTTGAAGCGGGTTTAGTATTAACGGGTAGTGAAGTAAAATCTATTCGGGCACACAGTGTACAGCTAAAAGATTCCTATATTTCATTTAAAGGCCATGAGGCTTTTTTACAAAATGCCCATATCAGCGAATACAAAGCTAGCAGCTATAACAACCATCACCCAGAAAGACTTAGAAAAATTCTTTTACATAAGAGTGAACTAGATAAAATCTATGGCTCTTTACGGGAAAAAGGTCTGACCTGCGTAGCCACCAAAATTTATTTCAAAAAAGGTCGTGTTAAAGTAGAGATCGCCTTGGTTAAAGGTAAGAAGTTACACGATAAGCGCGAAGCTATCAAAAAGCGTGATGTGGATACTCATTTAAGACGAGTGAAACAAGTTTCTAAATAA
- the rsmA gene encoding 16S rRNA (adenine(1518)-N(6)/adenine(1519)-N(6))-dimethyltransferase RsmA codes for MTALERLEKRLAELQIIAKKSLGQNFLVSDGVINKILDAVADESPQKVLEIGPGCGALTDLLAEKYKDLTLIELDRHLAEFWRQQNLNVIEGDALRMDWSFGSSYLLVSNLPYQISSSLVIERSMDDSQLQAMVLMFQKEVAQRIRAMPQTEHYGMLSVIAQEFWQISTVCDAGSREFKPAPKVSSRVLKFLPRTSEIQNKAEYLAFVKACFQQRRRVLSTNLAALNQQYDKSKFKDWLEQNKKSDKVRAEELSVKEIANLYHFLKMK; via the coding sequence TTGACAGCATTAGAAAGACTTGAAAAACGCTTAGCCGAATTGCAGATTATCGCTAAAAAGTCATTGGGACAGAACTTCCTCGTTTCTGATGGTGTCATCAATAAAATTTTAGATGCCGTTGCAGATGAAAGCCCTCAGAAGGTTCTTGAAATTGGCCCTGGTTGTGGCGCTCTGACAGATCTTCTTGCCGAAAAATACAAGGATTTGACGTTAATCGAATTAGATCGACATCTGGCTGAATTTTGGCGTCAGCAGAATCTGAATGTGATCGAAGGCGATGCTTTACGCATGGACTGGAGTTTTGGTTCCAGTTACTTACTGGTCAGTAACCTGCCTTATCAGATTTCATCTTCTTTAGTGATTGAACGCAGCATGGATGACAGCCAATTACAGGCCATGGTGCTGATGTTTCAAAAAGAAGTGGCGCAAAGAATTCGAGCGATGCCGCAGACTGAACACTATGGTATGCTGTCGGTCATAGCTCAAGAGTTCTGGCAGATCAGCACCGTGTGTGATGCCGGCTCGCGTGAGTTTAAGCCGGCGCCGAAAGTGTCGAGCCGTGTATTAAAATTCCTACCGCGTACATCGGAAATTCAAAATAAGGCAGAGTATCTGGCCTTTGTAAAAGCGTGCTTTCAGCAGCGCCGACGTGTTTTAAGTACGAATTTAGCGGCTTTAAATCAGCAGTACGACAAATCAAAGTTTAAAGATTGGCTCGAGCAAAACAAAAAAAGTGATAAAGTCCGTGCAGAAGAGCTTTCTGTTAAGGAAATTGCAAATCTGTATCATTTTTTGAAGATGAAGTGA
- the tsaD gene encoding tRNA (adenosine(37)-N6)-threonylcarbamoyltransferase complex transferase subunit TsaD: MNQIRRVLSVETSCDDTSVAIVDDQGYVIRQVSANQDLEHAPYGGIVPEIASRNHSVALLPLIQHVLDKSELSWKDIEGLVVTNRPGLIGSLIVGIMTLKSISQSYGIPLIGVNHLEGHLLAPFLKDDSYAPPADFNYPYIALAVSGGHSSLYWVKSFSEYTVIGSTKDDAAGEAFDKFAKMIGLGYPGGVQVDKCAQQGDPQKYQFPRSLVNEDNLMMSFSGLKSSAHRLLQTMTQEQIEHERDHLCASFQEAIVDVLISKATKAAARYQCNRLVITGGVSANSRLRARAQALEPKYQVVIPPLRYCTDNAAMIGYTGILRLNRGERNDLSMGPSPQLYENDFSYDLQ; the protein is encoded by the coding sequence GTGAACCAGATCAGAAGAGTCTTATCCGTTGAAACCAGCTGTGATGACACTTCTGTTGCCATTGTGGATGATCAAGGCTACGTCATACGCCAAGTTTCTGCGAATCAAGATTTAGAACATGCTCCCTATGGAGGAATCGTTCCCGAGATTGCCAGTCGCAATCACTCGGTGGCTTTACTGCCTTTAATTCAACACGTATTAGACAAATCGGAACTCTCGTGGAAAGACATCGAGGGTTTGGTTGTGACCAATCGTCCCGGTTTAATTGGCTCGTTGATTGTGGGTATCATGACATTGAAGTCGATCTCGCAATCCTATGGTATTCCATTAATTGGAGTGAATCATCTTGAGGGACACCTATTAGCACCATTTCTAAAAGATGATTCTTATGCTCCACCAGCTGACTTTAATTATCCGTATATCGCTTTGGCTGTCAGCGGTGGTCACAGCAGTTTATATTGGGTGAAGTCATTTTCTGAATACACTGTCATCGGATCTACCAAAGATGATGCTGCCGGAGAAGCCTTTGATAAATTTGCTAAGATGATCGGTCTTGGATATCCGGGGGGAGTGCAAGTCGATAAGTGTGCGCAGCAAGGCGATCCTCAAAAGTATCAGTTTCCTCGTAGTTTGGTGAATGAAGATAATCTGATGATGAGTTTTAGTGGCCTGAAGTCATCCGCGCATCGCCTTTTGCAGACCATGACTCAGGAACAAATTGAACACGAGCGGGACCATCTTTGTGCGTCTTTTCAGGAAGCCATTGTGGATGTCTTGATCAGCAAGGCGACCAAGGCAGCCGCTCGCTACCAATGTAATCGTCTTGTGATTACGGGGGGAGTGAGTGCGAATAGCCGCTTAAGAGCACGGGCGCAAGCTTTAGAGCCTAAATATCAAGTGGTCATTCCTCCATTGCGTTACTGTACAGACAATGCAGCGATGATTGGATACACAGGTATTTTACGACTGAATCGTGGTGAAAGAAATGACCTCAGCATGGGGCCATCACCGCAGTTATATGAGAATGATTTTTCTTATGATTTGCAATAG
- a CDS encoding tetratricopeptide repeat protein, whose product MIRKILVLVSLIALSSCLKTRSELSGQDQEYLYGQKHADNQLAQIQSTNIQREQAVQTTAVLDDKDELIRTLNGRVEVLENQLSTLIQEKENAAPSEDAQKVTLLQEAVAKMELQIQKLEHELSSTTVIAKPEDKALDDITKPKADESAETVVEPKKKDSYEVAKDHFARKEWKKAILNFQKYTDESPKGKNIADAKYRIGVSFQELGMKEEAMAFYEEVVANYSKTEAGKSARSRLSKLKK is encoded by the coding sequence ATGATCCGAAAAATTTTAGTGTTAGTGTCTTTAATTGCTTTGAGTTCGTGTTTAAAAACTCGCTCAGAGTTATCAGGACAGGATCAAGAATATCTTTATGGGCAAAAACACGCTGATAATCAGTTAGCTCAAATTCAGTCCACTAATATTCAACGAGAACAAGCTGTACAAACCACTGCGGTTCTTGATGATAAAGATGAACTCATCCGCACTTTAAATGGGCGTGTTGAAGTTTTAGAAAACCAATTAAGTACATTAATTCAAGAAAAAGAAAATGCAGCGCCATCTGAAGATGCGCAAAAGGTTACGCTTTTACAAGAAGCTGTGGCTAAAATGGAATTGCAAATACAAAAGTTAGAGCACGAGTTATCGAGCACGACTGTTATTGCAAAGCCAGAAGATAAAGCCTTAGATGATATTACAAAACCGAAAGCAGACGAATCTGCCGAAACTGTAGTGGAACCTAAGAAAAAAGATTCCTACGAAGTGGCAAAAGATCACTTTGCTCGTAAGGAATGGAAAAAGGCTATTTTAAATTTTCAAAAATATACTGATGAGTCTCCTAAAGGTAAGAATATCGCTGATGCTAAATACAGAATCGGTGTGAGTTTCCAAGAGTTAGGAATGAAAGAAGAAGCGATGGCTTTCTATGAAGAAGTCGTGGCTAATTACTCTAAAACCGAAGCGGGGAAGAGTGCTCGTTCCCGCCTTTCAAAATTGAAAAAGTAA
- a CDS encoding DUF4398 domain-containing protein, protein MSWWRGVILVFAITLSACVHTPPPILEYTLADTAIKSARAVQAVRYAPSLWHEAEEAFRQARILYREREYDQALDLFNKARSAAEKAENSARLIRQRNGEIL, encoded by the coding sequence ATGAGTTGGTGGAGAGGAGTTATTTTAGTATTTGCAATCACACTGAGTGCTTGCGTGCATACCCCTCCACCTATTCTTGAATACACATTGGCCGACACGGCCATTAAGTCTGCCAGAGCCGTTCAGGCCGTTCGCTATGCCCCTTCTTTGTGGCATGAGGCAGAAGAAGCTTTCAGACAAGCGCGTATCCTTTACAGAGAACGGGAATATGATCAAGCGCTAGATCTATTTAATAAAGCCCGCTCAGCAGCCGAGAAAGCAGAAAACTCTGCACGATTGATTCGTCAACGCAACGGAGAGATTTTATGA
- a CDS encoding OmpA family protein, which produces MKKLLLSLAIVSMVSGCALFRSSNTDSGVTSETTASGGTVAVDSSMGFAATGSDAGLIPGVQTVRFKYDSDVLSDGEQQKLEGNAQWLKTNSSAQLIIEGHCDQRGSTEYNLALGERRANKVKQMLVGLGIAGNRLSTVSYGKERPLTRGESESDLALNRRANFVAQ; this is translated from the coding sequence ATGAAAAAGTTATTGTTATCATTAGCGATTGTCTCGATGGTTTCTGGTTGTGCGCTGTTCAGAAGCAGCAACACAGATTCAGGCGTGACTTCAGAAACAACAGCATCTGGTGGAACAGTTGCAGTAGATTCATCAATGGGATTTGCAGCTACAGGAAGTGACGCGGGTTTAATCCCAGGCGTTCAAACTGTAAGATTCAAATATGACAGTGATGTTCTATCTGATGGCGAACAACAAAAGTTAGAAGGCAACGCTCAATGGTTGAAAACAAATTCTTCAGCTCAATTGATTATCGAAGGTCACTGTGACCAAAGAGGCTCTACTGAGTACAATTTGGCTTTAGGTGAAAGACGCGCTAACAAAGTTAAGCAAATGCTAGTTGGTTTAGGTATCGCTGGTAACCGCTTATCTACTGTGAGCTATGGTAAAGAGAGACCTCTTACTCGTGGTGAATCTGAAAGCGATTTAGCTTTAAACCGTCGTGCTAACTTCGTAGCACAGTAA
- a CDS encoding TolB family protein: MKLIIFLSALVFAFFNGSISLAQRIGHANENWKIIKTAHFDVIVSAKQQDLGLHYASVAEKAYQRLSQIFTQNTERIILIVNDTTDITNGYATRIPYPHIMAFTVPANDHDSLSESGEWARELIVHELTHILQFEPATGFYSVLRPLFGTIIAPNLLMPLWWKEGMAVELETQLTPRGRLRSTYQDAMIRSWTLDDSLLQFTLPQANEALPSWPYGSRPYVFGSLFFSQLNYTTKDIKSSAYLANRQGERVPYFVETPMQELTQGSYEQLYNAALEDNKANAKAQIQMLNAAPLSELQEVPQNNLTSLRPTYSHPFSLLAFIQSTDGKDRIHVQALNGDSLNLKRLPSEGIQSLEFHPTEKKLLYTKTDLVDSYHNFSNVYVYDLETQRSKKIDNTQRARAASYSDDGSQITYVTTFGGQTQIRTLNLDTNTSRFVINSTVHSRYESPIFWDNNTLLAVKISRDGDRKLVRLNLQNNTESVATLQMPQIRFLKKINNSLYFTSTANGVNNLYKSTNLETAQPISHLMTGTWSFDIDPTETQAWVSVMTSSGFKVQKLTLKPEGLSHPLPKISNTIADRYTFQEAQYEPIRYSLKDYGASSYLLPSYWIPFVSTSTSSRGIYLLAQTSGHDPLNRHVYSLAVGYETELNRADFNGVYRNSTTSVPFQISSLVYSRAVGNTRNIVQTTTHALSLLPDMFWFNKNVSAEIGVQLQEVDYTTKSEHWGPFLQASYQDYEQTLFQISPENGWGGILKFEKNYKLKDESLNGIARDYEKASATLIGFTSYGLPEHHAIKAAASGLMTFSGVAGRYGASSASQFLMHDALVGSQFVNRAYAPAQFYGRSMWAANIEYRFPLTEINTGSGSDPYFLKRLSGAVVVDGLGVEGAGMEEDLVTPRALSLNESIWGTGAEIKLETTIGYILPMNFVLGYYHPHSPVFASSGHLGLSLQIGGF, encoded by the coding sequence ATGAAACTTATTATTTTTCTTAGTGCGCTTGTCTTTGCATTTTTCAATGGCAGCATTTCCCTCGCCCAACGGATAGGACACGCAAACGAAAACTGGAAAATCATTAAAACTGCGCACTTTGACGTCATTGTTTCTGCTAAGCAGCAAGACCTAGGTCTACACTATGCATCAGTAGCCGAAAAAGCCTATCAAAGACTGTCGCAAATCTTCACGCAAAACACTGAACGTATCATCCTTATTGTCAACGATACGACTGATATTACCAATGGATATGCGACTCGTATTCCCTACCCTCACATCATGGCTTTCACTGTACCCGCAAATGATCATGACTCTCTATCCGAGTCCGGAGAATGGGCGCGCGAACTTATCGTACATGAGTTAACCCACATTCTTCAGTTCGAACCCGCCACTGGATTTTACTCTGTCTTACGACCTCTGTTCGGAACCATCATTGCCCCGAATCTCTTGATGCCTCTTTGGTGGAAAGAGGGAATGGCAGTAGAGCTAGAAACCCAGTTGACCCCAAGAGGCCGACTGCGCTCGACCTACCAAGATGCGATGATCCGCAGTTGGACTTTAGATGATAGCCTGTTGCAATTCACCTTACCCCAAGCGAATGAAGCTCTGCCCTCGTGGCCCTATGGCTCACGCCCCTATGTTTTCGGATCGCTCTTCTTCAGTCAGTTAAACTATACAACGAAAGACATTAAGTCTTCTGCCTACCTTGCCAACCGCCAAGGAGAGCGCGTTCCCTATTTTGTTGAAACCCCAATGCAAGAGCTGACCCAAGGTTCTTACGAACAACTTTACAACGCCGCACTTGAAGACAATAAAGCAAATGCCAAGGCGCAAATTCAAATGTTGAACGCGGCCCCGTTAAGCGAACTGCAAGAGGTGCCGCAAAACAACTTAACTTCTCTTCGCCCTACCTACTCGCATCCATTTTCACTTTTAGCATTTATTCAAAGTACTGATGGCAAAGACCGCATACATGTTCAGGCACTTAATGGTGATAGCCTGAATCTTAAACGTCTTCCCTCTGAAGGTATCCAAAGTCTTGAGTTTCACCCGACCGAAAAAAAATTACTCTACACGAAAACTGATCTTGTCGACTCTTACCATAATTTTTCCAATGTCTACGTCTATGATCTGGAAACGCAAAGATCTAAAAAAATCGACAACACCCAAAGAGCACGGGCGGCATCTTACTCGGACGATGGCTCGCAGATCACTTATGTGACAACCTTTGGCGGGCAGACCCAAATCCGAACACTGAACTTGGATACCAATACCTCTCGCTTTGTCATTAACTCGACTGTACACAGTCGCTATGAATCACCGATATTCTGGGACAATAACACTCTGCTAGCGGTGAAGATTTCACGCGATGGTGACAGAAAATTAGTTCGCTTGAATTTACAAAATAATACCGAGTCTGTAGCGACCTTACAAATGCCGCAGATCCGTTTCTTGAAAAAGATCAACAACAGCCTTTACTTCACTTCAACTGCAAATGGCGTTAATAATCTTTATAAATCTACAAACCTAGAAACAGCGCAGCCCATTTCCCACTTGATGACGGGGACATGGAGTTTCGACATTGATCCTACCGAAACACAGGCATGGGTTTCCGTTATGACGAGCTCTGGTTTTAAAGTGCAAAAGCTTACTTTAAAACCAGAAGGCTTAAGTCACCCTCTTCCTAAAATCAGCAATACTATCGCAGATCGCTATACTTTCCAAGAAGCTCAGTATGAACCTATCCGATATTCTTTGAAAGACTATGGAGCTTCTTCGTACCTTTTACCGAGCTATTGGATTCCGTTTGTCTCGACAAGTACGTCCTCTAGAGGAATTTATTTATTGGCCCAAACCTCTGGGCACGACCCTTTAAATCGCCACGTCTATTCATTAGCGGTCGGCTATGAAACTGAACTGAACCGCGCCGACTTTAATGGCGTCTATCGCAACTCAACTACTTCGGTCCCATTTCAAATTAGCTCTTTGGTCTACAGCCGTGCGGTGGGAAATACTCGTAATATCGTACAGACAACAACACATGCGCTGTCGCTTTTACCCGATATGTTTTGGTTCAACAAAAATGTATCGGCTGAAATCGGCGTCCAACTTCAGGAAGTTGACTATACAACTAAGTCAGAACACTGGGGACCATTCCTGCAAGCCTCGTATCAAGATTATGAGCAGACTCTTTTTCAAATCTCTCCGGAAAATGGCTGGGGCGGAATTTTAAAATTTGAAAAGAATTATAAACTAAAAGATGAAAGCCTGAATGGCATAGCCCGTGACTACGAAAAAGCTTCGGCCACACTGATTGGCTTCACTTCCTATGGCCTCCCCGAACATCACGCCATCAAAGCGGCAGCAAGTGGGCTAATGACTTTTTCTGGAGTCGCTGGTCGCTATGGAGCTAGCAGTGCTTCACAATTCCTGATGCATGATGCTCTTGTAGGCTCTCAATTCGTCAATCGCGCTTATGCTCCGGCACAGTTTTATGGGCGCAGTATGTGGGCCGCCAATATTGAATATCGTTTTCCGCTAACAGAAATCAACACGGGTTCAGGTTCAGATCCTTACTTCCTCAAACGACTTTCGGGAGCTGTAGTGGTGGATGGACTCGGAGTCGAAGGTGCTGGGATGGAAGAAGACCTTGTGACTCCTCGAGCTTTATCTTTGAATGAAAGCATCTGGGGAACTGGGGCCGAGATTAAATTGGAAACAACAATCGGATATATTTTACCTATGAATTTTGTACTCGGTTACTACCATCCCCACTCTCCTGTTTTCGCGTCGTCGGGACACCTTGGACTGTCTTTACAGATAGGTGGCTTTTAG
- a CDS encoding DUF2802 domain-containing protein: protein MNYWLLSLSLLNVLLIAYIAFNHLTQNKAKAEDQRLTKGLQLLQNKISILQDLSDKTDEQVRKWVHLIEQKSLSVQTQLNKSDEKVAQIENALSKALDVSKIFYEQVPHAEIAERQKTGKYVQAAKLANQGFTADQISQKIDLSKAEIEMISKMNREELQFAEESLPAWVDAAANTASGSSETRSQEINEFASQLQKMNQMVSSTAFDIAKPDMSSMNQIQQQFKNSLNVSAAGSMNSMTNSMSHVMANATTNALTDTLAHNSTQIPQTFLEEQKPALETRTESGKIVRPFEFRKITK from the coding sequence GTGAACTATTGGTTACTAAGTCTATCTTTATTGAATGTGTTGTTAATTGCTTATATTGCGTTTAATCATCTTACGCAGAACAAGGCGAAGGCTGAAGATCAGCGCCTGACCAAAGGCTTGCAACTTTTACAAAACAAAATTTCGATCTTACAAGACCTCTCTGATAAGACAGATGAGCAAGTGCGTAAGTGGGTTCATCTTATCGAACAAAAGTCTTTGAGTGTACAAACACAACTGAATAAGTCCGATGAAAAAGTAGCACAGATTGAAAATGCTCTATCGAAGGCTTTAGATGTTTCTAAAATTTTCTACGAACAAGTCCCTCATGCCGAGATCGCAGAAAGGCAAAAAACGGGTAAGTACGTACAAGCAGCTAAGCTAGCAAATCAGGGCTTTACTGCAGATCAAATCAGTCAAAAAATCGATCTTTCAAAAGCTGAGATCGAAATGATCAGCAAAATGAATCGCGAAGAACTGCAATTCGCTGAAGAAAGTCTTCCAGCATGGGTAGATGCTGCAGCGAATACGGCTTCGGGTTCATCTGAAACGCGCTCTCAAGAAATAAATGAATTCGCATCTCAACTGCAAAAAATGAATCAAATGGTTTCCTCTACCGCATTTGATATCGCTAAGCCAGACATGAGCAGCATGAATCAGATTCAACAACAATTCAAAAACAGCTTGAATGTATCTGCTGCTGGTTCTATGAACTCTATGACGAATTCTATGTCACACGTTATGGCGAATGCGACAACGAATGCCCTAACCGACACATTGGCACATAACTCGACACAGATTCCTCAGACCTTTTTAGAAGAGCAAAAGCCAGCGCTGGAAACACGCACGGAGTCTGGCAAGATTGTGCGTCCGTTTGAGTTTCGTAAAATCACGAAATAA
- a CDS encoding pyridoxal phosphate-dependent aminotransferase: MLSQKAQSLKTSPTLFLVAKARELQSQGHDVISLTVGEPDWATYPAASEAGIEAIRKGMTKYTPANGTVELRKAIVERIKSDLGQSYAINEVAVTSGAKFAIFAALQVLCDPQDEVIIHSPYWVSYPTMVELSGGKPVLVTCTEETNFKITADLLRKHITPKTKAFLFCSPSNPTGFVYSREELAALAEVLKENPRVAVITDDMYNRLMFDGSHCAPHILQVAPELRERTIIINGGSKAYSMTGWRIGWALGPQKVIQALGDYASQSTGAPSSISQHAAVQAITNCEANIRETNQVLKDRLVAAMHEFKTLPQFKVFEPQGAFYLWVDVRAALGRSFNGQAVQSSKDFCQILLEKFFVATVPGEEFGNPGFMRLSFAIDSKRMAEAIRRMRDLVNQMA, encoded by the coding sequence ATGTTATCGCAGAAAGCTCAGAGTTTAAAAACATCTCCGACTTTATTCTTAGTTGCTAAAGCACGTGAGCTGCAATCGCAAGGTCACGATGTGATCTCTTTAACTGTGGGTGAGCCGGATTGGGCTACATACCCTGCAGCAAGTGAAGCGGGTATTGAAGCGATTCGTAAAGGCATGACAAAGTACACTCCTGCCAATGGAACTGTTGAGCTTAGAAAAGCGATTGTTGAGCGTATTAAGTCTGATTTGGGGCAGTCGTATGCCATCAATGAAGTCGCTGTGACCAGTGGAGCTAAGTTTGCCATTTTTGCTGCCTTACAAGTTTTGTGTGATCCACAGGATGAGGTGATTATTCACTCTCCGTATTGGGTGAGCTATCCCACAATGGTAGAACTGTCTGGAGGAAAACCTGTTCTGGTGACTTGTACGGAAGAGACGAACTTCAAAATCACTGCAGACTTATTAAGAAAACACATCACGCCGAAAACAAAAGCGTTTTTATTTTGCTCTCCATCGAATCCGACAGGATTTGTCTATAGCCGTGAAGAACTAGCCGCCCTAGCGGAAGTTTTAAAAGAGAATCCACGTGTAGCAGTGATCACAGATGATATGTATAACCGCCTGATGTTTGATGGTTCCCACTGTGCTCCTCATATCTTACAGGTGGCGCCAGAGCTGCGCGAGCGCACGATCATCATCAATGGCGGCTCAAAAGCCTACTCGATGACAGGGTGGAGAATCGGTTGGGCTTTAGGGCCACAAAAAGTGATTCAGGCTTTAGGAGACTATGCTTCGCAATCGACGGGTGCTCCCTCAAGTATTTCCCAGCATGCGGCGGTACAGGCGATCACCAACTGCGAAGCCAATATTCGCGAAACCAATCAGGTGCTAAAAGATCGTTTAGTGGCGGCAATGCACGAGTTTAAGACTTTGCCTCAGTTTAAAGTATTTGAGCCTCAAGGGGCTTTTTACCTATGGGTGGATGTGCGTGCAGCCTTAGGGCGGTCGTTTAATGGTCAAGCGGTACAGAGTTCTAAAGACTTTTGCCAAATCCTTTTGGAAAAGTTCTTTGTGGCTACAGTCCCTGGCGAAGAGTTTGGTAATCCGGGCTTTATGCGTCTGAGTTTTGCTATTGATTCTAAAAGAATGGCGGAAGCGATTAGGCGGATGCGTGACCTAGTAAATCAAATGGCCTAA
- the coaD gene encoding pantetheine-phosphate adenylyltransferase has translation MSKIAVYPGSFDPITTGHLDIIDRISHIFDHVIVLVADSNEKNYLFSAEERAAFLKNATAGNSKIEVDVFQGLTVDYMRKRKAHVIVRGLRAVADFEYEGTLASMNRRLAPEVETFMVFSRPEYYFISSRGVKEVARNGGALHGLVPDFVIESLQKKIRG, from the coding sequence ATGTCAAAAATAGCAGTTTATCCGGGAAGTTTTGATCCGATTACAACGGGTCATTTAGATATCATTGATAGAATTTCACATATCTTCGATCATGTGATTGTCCTTGTGGCGGATTCAAACGAGAAAAACTATTTGTTTAGCGCTGAAGAAAGAGCCGCTTTTTTAAAAAATGCAACGGCAGGAAATTCTAAAATTGAAGTCGATGTTTTTCAGGGGCTCACTGTGGACTACATGAGAAAACGTAAAGCCCATGTGATTGTTAGAGGCTTGCGCGCGGTGGCTGATTTTGAATATGAGGGCACATTGGCCAGTATGAATCGCCGTTTGGCTCCGGAAGTGGAAACGTTTATGGTTTTCTCTCGCCCTGAATACTACTTTATTTCTTCGCGCGGAGTAAAAGAAGTGGCCCGCAACGGCGGGGCTTTGCATGGGTTAGTACCTGATTTTGTTATCGAAAGTTTACAGAAAAAAATAAGAGGTTAG
- the rsmD gene encoding 16S rRNA (guanine(966)-N(2))-methyltransferase RsmD: MRIISGRFRGRVLSSFQADHIRPTTDRVKETLFNKWMSDVEGAQVLDLFSGTGNLGFEALSRGALHVDFVEMNVKSINILKKNAELLKLDDGEYKIYKQDVLQYLKRYQGKPYSLILADPPFTEKMAHDVMVALDQSSCFDSETLIAIESHKKERMEENYEHLYRYDFRDYGDKVLSFFTKKAQD; this comes from the coding sequence ATGAGGATCATATCCGGTCGTTTTAGAGGTAGAGTTCTGAGTTCATTTCAAGCGGATCACATCCGTCCAACAACGGATCGTGTGAAAGAGACATTATTTAATAAATGGATGTCTGACGTCGAAGGAGCACAGGTTTTAGATTTATTTTCTGGTACGGGTAATTTGGGATTTGAAGCCCTATCGCGTGGGGCCCTACATGTCGATTTTGTTGAAATGAATGTGAAATCAATCAACATCTTAAAGAAAAATGCAGAGCTGTTGAAGCTCGACGATGGCGAGTACAAAATTTACAAGCAAGATGTATTACAGTACTTAAAGCGCTATCAGGGAAAGCCATATAGTTTGATTCTGGCAGACCCTCCCTTTACAGAGAAAATGGCCCATGATGTGATGGTCGCTTTAGACCAGAGTTCATGTTTTGATAGTGAAACTTTAATAGCCATTGAGTCCCATAAAAAAGAGCGTATGGAAGAAAATTACGAGCATCTGTACCGCTATGACTTCAGGGATTATGGCGACAAAGTCCTTTCTTTCTTTACTAAAAAAGCGCAAGATTAG
- a CDS encoding response regulator, with the protein MKFLIVDDEALIRKSLVRAFAAAGFQCDEAENGKQALEKINTNNYRAVLLDVIMPEKNGYEVLLEMKKNTPVFVISAFTGDDTNIGFIQKDPRVIEYLTKPFEDIFAIVKLVVSKT; encoded by the coding sequence ATGAAGTTTTTAATTGTAGATGATGAAGCGCTTATTCGAAAGTCCCTAGTTAGGGCATTTGCAGCCGCAGGCTTTCAGTGTGATGAAGCTGAAAATGGTAAACAAGCTCTAGAAAAAATTAATACCAATAATTACCGCGCTGTTTTATTAGATGTCATTATGCCAGAAAAAAATGGCTATGAAGTTTTGTTAGAGATGAAAAAGAACACTCCGGTTTTTGTGATCTCGGCTTTTACAGGTGATGATACCAATATCGGATTTATTCAAAAGGACCCAAGAGTTATTGAGTACCTAACCAAGCCATTCGAAGATATATTTGCTATAGTCAAATTGGTGGTAAGTAAAACATGA